A window of the Leptospira bourretii genome harbors these coding sequences:
- a CDS encoding amidohydrolase family protein — MEEGEGVKSSNQPDIRLSSPFSWRGENFPPILDSEAPDHLSRIRDLGIPYIFDIHTHFFPETVMKLIWRWFDNVNWAIGYRLPEKERVERLHHNGIKRFTTLNYAHKAGMASSLNDWTYDNYQNWEGAVPFGTFYPEEGVLAYVKQAVEEYKFQGFKLHCEVSKLNLNLPELAETFLYLLEKQIPILIHTGTAPLPGEFTGIQFFKPFLETYPKLKIIVAHMGAHEISAYASLLSNYPNLALDTTMVFVDFLATGKVEEVDAAVSYLETYQDQIYFGSDFPNIPYNLNHPITKVLDLPISDLAKQKILYQNAENLFFK; from the coding sequence ATGGAAGAAGGGGAAGGTGTAAAATCTTCCAATCAACCTGACATTCGCCTCTCTTCTCCATTTTCGTGGAGGGGAGAAAATTTCCCTCCCATTTTAGATTCCGAAGCTCCCGATCATTTAAGTCGCATTCGTGATTTAGGAATTCCTTATATCTTCGATATCCACACTCATTTTTTTCCAGAGACGGTGATGAAACTCATTTGGCGCTGGTTTGATAATGTGAACTGGGCCATCGGATACCGACTGCCAGAAAAAGAAAGAGTGGAAAGGCTCCACCATAATGGGATCAAACGATTTACTACTTTAAATTATGCTCATAAAGCAGGAATGGCTTCCTCACTAAATGATTGGACTTATGACAATTATCAAAATTGGGAAGGAGCTGTTCCCTTTGGAACGTTTTATCCAGAAGAGGGAGTCCTTGCCTATGTGAAACAGGCAGTGGAAGAGTATAAATTCCAAGGATTCAAACTCCACTGTGAAGTTTCCAAACTCAATTTAAATCTCCCTGAACTTGCCGAAACATTTCTATATCTGTTGGAAAAACAAATTCCGATCCTCATTCATACAGGGACGGCTCCTCTTCCTGGTGAGTTTACGGGTATCCAGTTTTTTAAACCCTTTCTTGAAACCTATCCTAAATTAAAAATCATAGTCGCTCATATGGGAGCTCATGAAATCTCCGCCTATGCTTCGTTACTTTCTAATTATCCAAACCTGGCTCTTGATACCACAATGGTTTTTGTGGATTTTCTTGCGACAGGGAAGGTGGAGGAAGTGGATGCCGCCGTTTCCTATTTGGAGACTTACCAGGACCAAATTTACTTTGGATCTGATTTCCCAAACATTCCCTACAACCTAAATCATCCCATCACTAAGGTTTTGGATTTACCCATCAGTGATCTGGCCAAACAAAAAATTCTCTACCAGAACGCAGAAAACTTATTTTTTAAATGA
- a CDS encoding methyl-accepting chemotaxis protein, with product MQLDPYYLKATKTINSIRSTLLVIFILGILGSLGSLHRDQLIMMLITTFFYGVVAFTQFLLLKKRKDPHAFWFVLIDILLIGSNTLGQSIIDLDIASSALKDGVNYIISFFILLYSGFLFSSRQTYVIGGLLTLVQIGSLVLAGIAGMEFVDRNDTHKLAYSISLPVEIVKVFFLVMATVTIAKMVGLLISIRDEAILGKNTSETHSKVMEKQKEAMVETGESLNESVSSLKIFANDLNGLVQNQAASIEEISASLTEIAQSTENSFSFVKDQYNRIETLNEESQTLEGIVKSVRVEIDSISGQINESSKFSNLVTHSMENLNSILNEVSSSFQKVEDVNQIMKEIADQTNLLALNASIEAARAGEHGRGFAVVAQEVAKLAENSASNASIISKTILKSKSDLLKGNSSAKEANEMALNQKNEMNQIQNKVISFNEKFVDLQRLNARVLNSQKELKELSSQLETIAKEQSLGNQEVMRAAQSIEDAIQVVAENTRVLSEHIEDIQSLANRIK from the coding sequence ATGCAATTGGATCCGTATTACCTAAAAGCTACCAAAACGATTAATTCCATCCGTTCTACTTTACTTGTTATTTTTATCTTAGGAATCCTTGGGAGTCTTGGTTCTCTCCACAGAGACCAACTCATCATGATGCTTATCACGACTTTCTTTTATGGAGTTGTGGCCTTCACTCAGTTCTTACTTTTAAAAAAAAGAAAAGATCCACATGCCTTTTGGTTTGTTCTCATTGATATCCTTCTCATTGGTTCCAATACTCTCGGACAAAGTATCATTGATTTGGACATTGCCTCTTCTGCTTTGAAAGATGGAGTGAACTATATCATTTCATTTTTTATTCTGTTATATTCGGGATTTCTTTTTTCTTCGAGGCAAACCTATGTGATTGGTGGTCTTTTGACTCTTGTACAAATTGGTTCTCTCGTGTTAGCGGGAATCGCCGGAATGGAATTTGTTGATCGAAACGATACTCATAAATTGGCTTATTCCATTTCTTTACCTGTAGAGATTGTAAAAGTTTTTTTCCTGGTGATGGCAACAGTTACCATTGCAAAAATGGTAGGACTTCTTATCTCCATTCGAGATGAAGCCATCCTTGGAAAAAATACTTCGGAGACACATTCCAAAGTAATGGAAAAACAAAAAGAAGCAATGGTAGAAACAGGAGAAAGTTTAAATGAATCTGTTTCTTCACTGAAAATTTTTGCCAATGATTTGAATGGCCTTGTTCAAAACCAAGCCGCTTCCATAGAAGAAATCTCTGCTTCTTTAACGGAAATTGCACAATCCACAGAAAACTCTTTTTCCTTTGTCAAAGACCAATACAATCGAATCGAAACATTAAATGAAGAAAGCCAAACCTTAGAAGGTATTGTCAAATCAGTGCGAGTGGAGATCGATTCAATTTCAGGCCAAATCAATGAATCATCTAAGTTTAGTAATTTAGTGACTCATTCGATGGAAAACTTAAACTCCATTTTAAATGAAGTGAGTTCCAGTTTCCAAAAAGTAGAAGATGTCAACCAAATCATGAAAGAAATTGCAGACCAAACCAACTTACTGGCGCTCAATGCTTCCATCGAAGCCGCAAGGGCAGGCGAACATGGACGTGGGTTTGCCGTTGTTGCCCAAGAGGTTGCCAAACTTGCTGAAAATTCGGCCTCTAATGCAAGTATCATTTCCAAAACCATTCTTAAGTCCAAATCAGATTTACTGAAAGGAAATTCCTCGGCAAAAGAAGCCAATGAAATGGCTTTGAATCAAAAAAATGAAATGAACCAAATCCAAAATAAGGTGATTAGCTTTAATGAAAAGTTTGTCGACTTGCAAAGGTTAAATGCTCGTGTTTTGAATTCTCAAAAAGAACTCAAAGAATTGTCTTCCCAATTAGAAACCATTGCCAAAGAACAATCTCTTGGAAATCAGGAAGTGATGCGGGCGGCCCAAAGTATCGAAGATGCCATCCAAGTGGTGGCGGAAAATACCAGAGTGCTTTCCGAACATATCGAAGACATCCAAAGTTTGGCCAACCGGATCAAGTGA
- a CDS encoding metal ABC transporter permease, producing the protein MTNILSSWTLFLPQILVGSLVGALLSVLGILIVLRGMTFFGVTLSQAVTFSVALSLFMEWPGEIFPILFSSVLVFPLLYVRKLRGMKEEVILGILFVFFSAASQFMLALGGNVQNHLMAAFFGDILTSQVRADSFGIYIAIFFFILYLSFFRRFLFISFDRDEYKIQVGNPLPFDLLFYIILAASLTVAVNLLGTFYSIAHLILPVFALLPIIRSLKLLTVVCVLFSVFATISGFLISLVGIERNGELIYFPTSSSIILVLCGLAFFLHLLRFLITSVFSKSVR; encoded by the coding sequence ATGACTAATATACTTTCTAGTTGGACTTTATTTTTACCACAAATCCTTGTCGGTAGCCTTGTTGGTGCCCTTTTATCAGTTCTCGGAATATTAATCGTACTCCGTGGTATGACTTTTTTTGGTGTCACATTGTCCCAAGCGGTTACTTTTTCTGTCGCCTTATCCTTGTTTATGGAATGGCCGGGAGAAATTTTTCCTATTCTTTTCTCTTCTGTTTTAGTTTTTCCACTATTGTATGTCAGAAAACTAAGAGGGATGAAAGAAGAGGTCATTCTTGGAATTCTATTTGTATTCTTTTCTGCCGCTTCACAATTCATGTTGGCCCTTGGTGGGAATGTTCAAAATCATTTGATGGCTGCTTTTTTTGGTGATATTTTAACTTCACAAGTAAGGGCCGATTCCTTTGGGATTTACATCGCTATCTTCTTTTTTATTCTTTATCTCAGTTTTTTCAGACGTTTTCTTTTTATTAGTTTTGATCGGGATGAATACAAAATCCAAGTGGGAAATCCTCTTCCCTTTGATCTTTTGTTTTATATCATTTTGGCAGCCTCTCTTACCGTTGCAGTTAATTTACTCGGAACTTTTTATAGCATTGCCCATCTCATTTTACCTGTATTTGCCCTGTTACCTATCATTCGATCCTTAAAACTATTAACTGTTGTTTGTGTTTTGTTTTCAGTATTTGCAACAATATCTGGTTTTTTAATTTCCCTTGTGGGAATTGAAAGAAACGGAGAGTTGATCTATTTTCCCACTTCCTCAAGTATCATCCTTGTACTCTGTGGACTTGCATTTTTTCTCCATCTTCTTCGGTTTCTAATCACTTCCGTTTTTTCCAAATCTGTCCGATAG
- a CDS encoding class I SAM-dependent methyltransferase, translated as MELIPCNSCGENRFRPIFTKESPLGESFSIVSCVRCGLVQVNPQPDFLAVKKYYDDSYFTQRTERGYDNYYSDKLRREISRVFQLNLKDLDFFSWEKERNSFLLPGEKLSSLDIGCAAGYFVAYQKDRGYDAFGIEIADGPVRFARETLKLNIFQENFLDWDNQFQKQFDVITLWATIEHLHKPKETLEKIQKHLKPGGVLILSTCRYGFLAKLGGKNWRYLNVPEHLYYYSYKGLKKLLLSLGFEKPVSFTYGSGMTSRAGASLFFKLRKRVMDQLVKWFQLGDMMVYMVRKVG; from the coding sequence GTGGAACTAATCCCTTGTAATAGTTGCGGTGAAAATCGTTTCCGTCCCATTTTTACAAAAGAAAGCCCTCTGGGTGAATCTTTTTCCATTGTCTCTTGTGTTCGTTGTGGGTTAGTCCAAGTAAATCCCCAACCGGATTTTTTAGCGGTAAAAAAGTATTACGACGATTCTTATTTTACCCAAAGGACAGAACGAGGGTATGACAATTATTATTCAGATAAACTTCGAAGAGAGATCTCAAGGGTCTTCCAACTCAATCTAAAGGATTTGGATTTTTTTTCTTGGGAGAAGGAACGTAATTCTTTTTTGTTACCAGGTGAAAAACTTTCCTCTTTGGACATTGGATGTGCGGCCGGTTACTTTGTGGCATACCAAAAAGATCGTGGTTACGACGCCTTTGGAATTGAAATTGCCGATGGTCCTGTACGATTTGCGAGAGAAACCTTAAAACTCAATATCTTCCAAGAGAACTTTTTGGATTGGGACAATCAGTTCCAAAAACAATTCGATGTCATCACACTTTGGGCGACCATCGAACACCTTCACAAACCTAAGGAAACCTTAGAAAAGATTCAAAAACATTTAAAACCTGGCGGGGTGTTGATCTTATCCACCTGTCGTTATGGGTTCCTTGCGAAACTGGGCGGGAAAAATTGGCGCTATCTCAATGTCCCTGAACATCTATATTATTACTCTTATAAAGGATTAAAAAAATTACTACTGAGTTTGGGTTTTGAGAAACCAGTTTCTTTTACCTATGGAAGCGGAATGACCTCACGTGCCGGAGCAAGTTTATTTTTCAAACTCCGGAAACGTGTGATGGACCAACTTGTAAAATGGTTTCAGTTAGGTGATATGATGGTGTATATGGTGAGGAAGGTGGGTTAA
- the tmk gene encoding dTMP kinase gives MPQNNQFFVFEGIDGSGKTTVSRMVSEVLLTKSIPNLWHREPTDSVHGKKIREFLQGKLKLTKEEQIETFIADRECSVNEVILPTLKSGKSIVQDRYYFSTAAYQGRDEEHAADILYKNEDRGFPEPNRVYFLDLSPEEAQERRTSRGGKAEVFDVDSEQTRIYQNYLAILPESTIFVDATAELEEVVVFCVEDILKSLEG, from the coding sequence ATGCCCCAAAATAATCAGTTCTTTGTCTTTGAAGGGATCGATGGATCCGGGAAAACCACCGTCTCTCGAATGGTATCGGAAGTACTTTTAACAAAATCCATTCCAAATCTATGGCATAGAGAGCCAACAGACAGTGTGCACGGAAAAAAAATCAGAGAGTTCCTACAAGGAAAACTCAAACTAACAAAAGAAGAACAAATTGAAACCTTTATTGCTGATCGTGAGTGTTCTGTGAATGAGGTCATCTTACCAACGTTAAAGAGTGGTAAATCAATTGTACAAGATCGTTATTATTTTTCCACTGCCGCTTACCAAGGTAGAGATGAAGAACATGCAGCCGACATCTTATATAAAAATGAAGATAGAGGATTTCCTGAACCCAACCGAGTTTATTTTTTAGACCTATCACCAGAAGAAGCACAAGAACGTAGAACAAGCCGAGGTGGGAAAGCAGAAGTTTTTGATGTCGATTCGGAACAGACCCGCATCTACCAAAACTATTTGGCAATTTTACCAGAGTCTACAATCTTTGTGGATGCTACAGCGGAACTTGAGGAAGTGGTGGTCTTCTGTGTTGAGGATATATTAAAATCACTCGAAGGTTAA
- a CDS encoding metal ABC transporter ATP-binding protein, with protein MQAIKPNNLETSVSLIHTDALSVGYRKEFPVVSEINLQIHSGKTYALVGGNGAGKTTLFRTLTELLPPLSGSISFSKTFTTSYVPQAKRMSLEFPLRVEDVLLMPKNIGLSFLPKKKFSTEDLALIERTGVSSYLKKQISLCSGGQLQKVLILRSLLTKANLIFLDEPMDSLDHNARELFQTVLSEYLKEGNRSLFFITHSLEHDWGFGFDEIFEIDEGKLYNISSGERPPNCHHHD; from the coding sequence ATGCAAGCGATAAAACCAAATAATCTAGAAACTTCCGTTTCATTGATTCATACTGATGCTCTTTCTGTCGGATATCGCAAGGAATTCCCTGTGGTTTCCGAGATCAATTTACAAATTCATTCCGGAAAAACCTACGCTCTTGTCGGTGGAAATGGTGCAGGAAAAACCACACTCTTTCGTACATTAACAGAACTTTTACCTCCACTCTCTGGTTCTATCTCGTTTTCCAAAACATTTACTACTTCTTATGTTCCCCAAGCCAAACGTATGTCCTTAGAATTTCCTTTGCGGGTGGAAGATGTACTTTTGATGCCAAAAAATATTGGCCTTAGTTTTTTACCAAAAAAGAAATTTTCAACGGAAGATTTGGCACTCATTGAAAGAACGGGTGTTAGTTCTTATTTAAAAAAACAAATCTCACTTTGTAGTGGGGGACAGTTACAAAAAGTTTTAATTCTTCGTTCCCTTCTTACCAAAGCCAATTTGATTTTTTTAGATGAACCAATGGATTCTTTGGACCATAATGCGAGAGAACTTTTTCAAACTGTTTTGTCCGAATACCTAAAAGAAGGGAATCGGTCCTTATTTTTTATCACTCATAGTTTAGAACATGATTGGGGATTTGGATTTGATGAAATTTTTGAAATAGACGAAGGAAAACTCTACAATATCTCCAGTGGAGAAAGGCCACCAAACTGCCACCACCATGACTAA
- a CDS encoding EAL domain-containing protein — protein MITERESHQLLRDWKEWLSGGTLVPVFQPILSSESTGIYGYELLGRLSTPEGLISLGEFFLSQTFGYDEIFFLKKKVDEEIRFSALQKFAKEAPAETKLFLNISPNVMYHALLQMETTLPQTIQMVREVGVDPERIVIEITEERFPHNLELLRPVLNLYRQEGFSIAVDDAGSEASNLDRIGLFHPEIIKVDLQMLRRSTFSRNFKEILLNLSKLGESLGSSLLFEGIESEDELYNALNYGARYIQGFYFAKPEPLFAKRFDYRTEMQSSLEYFHARKQSEMNRQIEWETIWKDKLSEIMMGFTEENGIWEWKGGFETNVFGDGDFFRMYITNPLGFQVSPNYSRDKTGNMEPDYSFLGKNWSFRPYFFEHLHKSKTSRDAWTLSQMYHDISERMMLRTFARNLSENLILFIDVVVSRS, from the coding sequence ATGATTACAGAAAGAGAAAGTCATCAGCTTCTGCGCGATTGGAAAGAATGGTTGTCAGGCGGAACCCTTGTCCCTGTTTTCCAACCCATCCTTTCGTCAGAATCCACTGGCATTTACGGTTATGAACTCCTTGGTCGTCTTTCCACACCGGAAGGACTGATAAGCCTCGGCGAATTCTTTTTATCCCAGACTTTTGGTTATGATGAAATTTTTTTCTTAAAAAAGAAAGTTGATGAAGAGATTCGTTTTTCGGCCTTACAAAAATTTGCAAAAGAAGCTCCTGCTGAAACGAAGTTGTTTTTAAACATTTCACCGAACGTAATGTACCATGCGTTATTACAAATGGAAACAACCCTTCCACAAACCATTCAGATGGTGAGAGAAGTTGGAGTGGATCCAGAACGAATTGTCATTGAGATTACGGAAGAAAGATTTCCACATAATTTAGAATTATTACGCCCCGTTCTGAATTTATATCGTCAAGAAGGATTCTCCATTGCTGTGGATGATGCCGGATCTGAGGCCAGTAATTTAGATCGAATCGGGCTCTTCCATCCGGAGATCATCAAGGTCGACTTACAGATGTTAAGAAGGTCAACATTCTCCAGAAACTTCAAAGAAATTTTACTCAACTTATCTAAGCTAGGTGAGTCTTTGGGGAGTAGTTTACTTTTTGAAGGAATTGAATCGGAAGATGAACTTTACAATGCTTTAAATTATGGGGCAAGATACATCCAAGGTTTTTATTTTGCCAAACCCGAACCACTGTTTGCAAAACGATTTGATTATAGAACCGAAATGCAATCATCCTTAGAATACTTTCATGCACGCAAACAATCTGAGATGAATCGTCAAATCGAATGGGAGACCATTTGGAAAGATAAATTGTCTGAAATCATGATGGGATTTACCGAAGAAAATGGAATTTGGGAATGGAAGGGTGGATTTGAAACCAATGTTTTTGGAGATGGGGATTTTTTTAGGATGTACATCACAAACCCACTTGGATTCCAGGTTTCTCCCAATTATTCTCGTGACAAAACGGGGAATATGGAACCAGATTATTCCTTTCTTGGAAAAAACTGGTCCTTTCGCCCATATTTTTTTGAACATTTGCATAAATCCAAAACCAGTCGGGATGCTTGGACTCTCTCCCAAATGTACCATGATATTTCCGAACGAATGATGTTACGGACATTCGCTAGAAATCTTTCGGAAAATTTGATTTTATTCATCGATGTGGTGGTTTCAAGGTCCTGA
- the zigA gene encoding zinc metallochaperone GTPase ZigA: MIEKIPVTVLSGFLGAGKTTLLNHILSNREGLRVAVIVNDMSEVNIDARLVANGGSLSRTNEKLVEMSNGCICCTLREDLLVEITKLAKEGKFDSILIESTGISEPLPIAETFTFEDETGVSLSDLVTLDSMITVVDAVNFLKDFQSLESLRERELGAGEGDDRDIVDLLVDQVEFCNTIIVNKISLLSDEKKNRLLTILRSLNADAEIIPTDYSKVPLTKVLNTGRFDFEKASQSPLWLKELRGEHVPETEEYGIKSFVYGNRRPVHPERFYKWLHSEKPGVVRAKGFVWLASKMDWVVLYSQAGNLSSYKPEGYWWASIPDEEIPDDPEVFKNLQAHWLEPWGDRRQEIVLIGRDMDEKKLRASLDKCLLSDKEYKEGPDVWAKFEDPFPDWDAMIAESEIKSQEQEESNV, from the coding sequence ATGATAGAAAAAATCCCCGTGACCGTCCTCTCCGGTTTTTTAGGAGCCGGTAAAACCACACTACTCAACCACATCCTATCCAACCGAGAAGGACTTCGAGTGGCAGTCATCGTCAATGATATGAGTGAAGTGAATATTGATGCGAGGCTTGTGGCAAATGGCGGAAGTCTCAGTCGCACCAATGAGAAGTTAGTGGAGATGTCCAATGGTTGTATTTGTTGCACCCTTCGGGAAGATTTGCTGGTTGAGATCACCAAACTTGCCAAAGAGGGAAAATTTGATTCCATCCTAATTGAATCCACCGGAATTTCGGAACCCCTTCCTATCGCAGAGACATTTACCTTTGAAGATGAAACAGGAGTTAGTTTGTCTGATTTGGTCACTCTGGATTCGATGATTACAGTTGTTGATGCGGTAAATTTTTTAAAAGACTTTCAAAGCCTAGAATCCTTAAGAGAACGAGAATTAGGTGCCGGAGAGGGAGATGACCGGGACATCGTCGATTTACTAGTAGACCAAGTGGAATTTTGCAATACCATCATTGTCAATAAAATCAGTTTGTTATCGGATGAAAAAAAGAATCGGCTCCTTACCATCTTACGTTCGCTGAATGCAGATGCCGAAATTATACCCACTGATTACAGTAAAGTTCCACTCACGAAGGTTTTAAACACGGGAAGGTTTGATTTTGAAAAAGCAAGCCAGTCTCCCTTATGGTTAAAAGAACTTCGGGGAGAACATGTTCCCGAAACAGAAGAATATGGAATCAAAAGTTTTGTGTATGGAAATAGACGCCCCGTCCATCCAGAACGATTTTACAAATGGTTACATTCCGAAAAACCGGGAGTGGTTCGTGCCAAAGGATTTGTATGGCTTGCCAGTAAAATGGATTGGGTGGTGTTGTATTCCCAAGCGGGAAACTTATCTTCCTACAAACCGGAAGGGTATTGGTGGGCCAGTATTCCTGATGAAGAAATCCCAGATGATCCCGAAGTATTTAAAAATTTGCAAGCACATTGGTTGGAACCTTGGGGAGATAGGCGCCAAGAGATTGTCCTCATTGGTCGGGATATGGATGAAAAGAAACTACGTGCCTCTCTCGACAAATGCCTGCTAAGTGACAAAGAATACAAGGAAGGACCCGATGTTTGGGCAAAGTTCGAAGACCCTTTTCCAGATTGGGATGCGATGATTGCAGAGTCTGAAATTAAGTCACAAGAGCAAGAAGAATCAAACGTATGA
- a CDS encoding acyl-CoA dehydrogenase family protein — protein MISNNYFNDNDDLIDHFDSLTPWNEVVDQYEQGFEDFAEYQKSGKEELAFAPGNYEDAIEFYRSTLEAGGDIAGNDISQVSKQMDEEGLKYKDGQVTFPKPMLDVVEKIKSAGLLPYGIHRHYGGLGLPSVVQSMLSECVSRGDGSLAITLGCMNLAETVERFGTDEMIHEFVPKMAAGELCGAMALTEPNYGSDLPNLQTKAVKGEDGTWKITGTKRFITHACGFGSAPSIILTLARTGTTTSGARGLSFFLVHSKDVFVASIEKKMGLHCSPTCEVVFENSPGILIGDEGKGLIKYSMAMMNQARLNIAAQAMGIATAAYFEGKKYAEERVQFGKTINNITAVKKMLERMEREVAAMRCILYEASFAVDQYRWKEERGKMNGLSEKDIKKDESFKKWEKLASLFTPLSKYYITEMANLVAYDAMQIHGGSGYTEDYDVARLYRDVRITNIYEGTTQLQTVACIGGIVSGMTETGIYREYLKSEMATFAASQGLNDLFKQFESVVAEFAEIDSTPLREELAFEVVESAARFHNSLLLERSIGRSKVERRNYRKSITDAYILDSSAILAANLTKIRGKKKAPVTA, from the coding sequence ATGATATCCAATAACTATTTTAACGATAACGATGACCTAATTGATCATTTTGATTCCCTTACTCCTTGGAACGAGGTAGTTGACCAATACGAACAAGGTTTTGAAGACTTTGCAGAATACCAAAAATCGGGAAAGGAAGAACTCGCGTTCGCTCCTGGAAACTATGAAGACGCCATTGAATTTTACCGTTCTACTTTAGAAGCAGGTGGAGATATTGCGGGAAATGATATTTCCCAAGTTTCCAAACAAATGGATGAAGAAGGCCTCAAATACAAAGACGGCCAAGTTACTTTCCCCAAACCTATGTTAGATGTCGTTGAAAAAATCAAATCGGCGGGACTTCTTCCATATGGAATCCATAGACATTACGGTGGATTGGGATTGCCATCTGTCGTACAATCGATGTTATCTGAATGTGTATCGCGCGGGGACGGATCTCTTGCCATCACTCTTGGTTGTATGAACCTGGCAGAAACAGTAGAACGATTCGGAACAGATGAAATGATCCATGAATTTGTTCCAAAAATGGCAGCTGGTGAACTTTGTGGGGCGATGGCTCTCACCGAACCAAACTACGGATCTGACCTTCCTAATTTACAAACCAAAGCGGTGAAAGGTGAAGACGGAACTTGGAAGATCACAGGAACCAAACGTTTCATTACCCATGCTTGTGGTTTTGGATCTGCACCTTCCATCATTCTCACACTTGCAAGAACAGGAACCACAACCAGTGGGGCTCGTGGGCTTTCTTTCTTTTTAGTGCACTCGAAAGATGTATTTGTGGCTTCCATCGAAAAGAAAATGGGACTTCACTGTTCTCCTACTTGCGAAGTTGTTTTTGAAAACTCTCCAGGAATTCTTATCGGTGATGAAGGCAAAGGGCTTATCAAATACTCTATGGCCATGATGAACCAAGCTCGTCTGAACATTGCGGCCCAAGCGATGGGGATTGCGACTGCTGCTTATTTCGAAGGAAAAAAATACGCAGAAGAAAGAGTTCAGTTTGGTAAAACCATCAACAACATCACTGCAGTGAAAAAGATGTTGGAACGAATGGAACGAGAAGTGGCGGCTATGCGTTGTATTTTATACGAAGCAAGTTTTGCCGTAGACCAATATCGTTGGAAAGAAGAACGAGGAAAGATGAATGGCCTTTCGGAGAAAGACATTAAAAAAGATGAATCTTTCAAAAAATGGGAAAAACTTGCCTCCCTGTTTACTCCACTTTCTAAATACTACATCACAGAAATGGCCAACCTTGTTGCCTATGATGCTATGCAAATCCACGGTGGATCTGGTTATACAGAAGATTATGATGTAGCAAGACTTTATCGTGATGTTCGTATCACTAATATCTACGAAGGAACCACACAACTCCAAACGGTAGCTTGTATTGGTGGGATTGTTTCTGGAATGACAGAAACAGGAATTTACCGTGAATACTTAAAATCGGAAATGGCTACGTTTGCAGCAAGCCAAGGACTAAACGATCTATTCAAACAATTTGAATCGGTTGTGGCTGAATTTGCAGAAATAGATTCTACTCCTCTTCGGGAAGAATTGGCTTTTGAAGTGGTAGAGTCTGCGGCTCGTTTCCACAATAGTTTGTTACTCGAAAGAAGCATTGGTCGTTCTAAGGTAGAAAGAAGAAACTATCGTAAGTCGATCACGGATGCCTACATCCTTGATAGTTCAGCGATCCTTGCGGCAAACCTAACCAAAATTCGTGGAAAGAAAAAAGCACCAGTCACTGCATAA
- a CDS encoding metal ABC transporter substrate-binding protein: MYFTSKIVNRYVFILLFFLFVGTPLFAKVSLVTSLPDIKYIAEQIAGDRAEVSGMIRGTDDPHFVMTRPDFLVKLSEADVLCVIGLDLEIGWIPYLQQQSRNIKIQKGQPGYCDTSFGVKILGEPTVMMDRSMGDMHIYGNPHYWNDPINAIQMAQNIKNALTRVDPLNGEYYEGNFNTFKKRLIQLTKEEMKKMEPYFGLKVAVFHDQFVYLASRFKFNANLTIEERPGVPPSVRYMDQVISYMTAEKIKIILIGPYHNPKYAEYVSSKVPGSVVVTLPVSVGGSPEALTYEDTLRLMLQKIRDASDKTK, translated from the coding sequence ATGTATTTTACTTCTAAGATTGTCAATCGATACGTATTTATTTTATTATTTTTTCTTTTTGTTGGCACACCTTTATTTGCAAAAGTTTCCCTTGTCACAAGCCTTCCTGATATCAAATACATCGCCGAACAAATAGCAGGTGATAGGGCCGAAGTTTCTGGAATGATTCGAGGAACAGATGACCCTCATTTTGTGATGACTAGACCCGACTTCCTTGTCAAACTCAGCGAAGCGGATGTTCTTTGTGTGATTGGTCTTGATTTAGAAATTGGTTGGATTCCTTATCTCCAACAACAATCCCGTAATATTAAAATCCAAAAAGGCCAACCAGGGTATTGTGACACTTCCTTTGGTGTGAAGATCCTTGGAGAACCAACTGTGATGATGGATCGTTCTATGGGAGATATGCATATCTACGGGAATCCCCATTATTGGAATGATCCCATCAATGCCATCCAGATGGCGCAAAATATAAAAAATGCCCTCACTCGTGTGGATCCTTTGAACGGAGAATACTACGAAGGAAATTTTAATACCTTCAAAAAAAGACTCATCCAACTCACAAAAGAAGAGATGAAAAAAATGGAACCGTATTTTGGTTTGAAGGTGGCCGTTTTTCATGACCAATTTGTATATTTGGCTTCTAGGTTTAAATTTAACGCCAACTTAACCATAGAGGAAAGGCCTGGAGTTCCACCTTCTGTTCGTTATATGGATCAGGTGATTAGTTATATGACCGCAGAAAAGATAAAAATTATCTTGATTGGTCCTTACCACAATCCAAAGTATGCTGAGTATGTATCTTCGAAGGTTCCAGGGAGTGTGGTTGTCACTTTACCCGTTTCTGTCGGAGGAAGTCCAGAGGCTCTCACTTACGAAGATACCCTGCGATTGATGTTACAAAAAATACGTGATGCAAGCGATAAAACCAAATAA